In the genome of Carettochelys insculpta isolate YL-2023 chromosome 17, ASM3395843v1, whole genome shotgun sequence, the window GTACATTGACtcatgcatgtgtgtttgtggcaTCAGGATTTTAGTTTTCAGTATTTTTGCCATTAGCAGTTTTCTaatattcaaataaaataaaaaaattataatttaGTTATAAATTCTGAAGATGTGCTAGCCCAAGTTTCAAGTTGGTTTTACAAAGCCTAATTTAAGGTGTTGTAAGTTGCTCCAACCCTTACTGGATAATAAAAATTTTTGAATAATTTATAATTATTAAACAGTTCTGTCTTAAGTTCATATAACACTTTCATACCATTTGTAGGAATCTTGATACCTTTTAACACAACCATTTTTGGAGCATGAAAAGAGCATCAGATAAAATATTTTCATCCTATTAATTTTGTATGTAATTTCTTTAGACAGTTACAGAATGTAATTTACTACACTTATGACTATGCCCAACCTAAAAGACAACCttataaaatacagtaaaccaaGAGGAGAACTATTTCTTCAAGGTACCACAGGAAGAGTAAGACTTGTGTAATTAAGGAGTAATCTTATATGACCATAAATTCAAATTCGACATGCAGCTTCACTATCTGATTCACTTCACATGGTAATGGAAATTTACTCTTTAAAACCAGTAACAATACTTCCAGAAGTAAATATACAGTCAATACCTCTCAATCCTCCATTTTACCTCTGTCCCAACTCAGCTAGGGACAGCTTCACAGACATCAAATCAGAGCCACGTCTATTTTCTAACCTTACCAAATATTTACATGGAATTACAGAATTATAAAACTGACATTAATCAGTCTGCATAATTCTGTTTCAAACCTATTCAAATTCTTGCATTTGCTATTGttccttatgtttgtttgaaGGTCTTAAGGACAGGTAGGTTGAGTGGTATAAAACTGCATTATATAAAGCCAAATTAAAACTTACACAGCATTCTCGGATAATGTAAGATACACCATTGGGGCAGTAATCATAATGTTATAATTGTCCCATCTTCTAAAGGCTTTTTGTTTGGATCATGTATTTCATAATCCATGTTAATGTTGCCTGTGGAATTACATAAGTTTACTTCATTGGAAGAAACGAAACCATTTTGTGGCGACTCATGCATGAGTTCTATTTGTGTTAATGATTCCAGACTTTCACTGGTAGGCACAGCTTTTGGAATCTGCTGAGGCTCACCATTATCTTCAATAATAATGTCATCTTCATCAGTGTCATCGTCTTCTTCTGGATGAAAATTCTGTACAATGGGCAACGCGTAACCCGGAAGGCTAGTATCAGTAGACTGACTTGAGCTCCCAGAAGTCCTACTGTTCCTAACAATATTATTTCTCTGATTTGCTGGTCTCACTGTAATGATCAGGTTACGACTATTTGCAATCATCATGTCTGTAACTTGATCAAGGCTCTTCCCTGAGACTTCTATGCCATTTACCTCCAGTACTTCATCATTAACGGCCAGTAAGCCGGTGCTTTGAGCCAGGCCTCCGGGAACAAGCCTGGATATGAAAATCCCCGGTACTTTCTCCAATCCATGTGGTGTTACTCTGACACTAGAGCCATCCCGTATATAGAATCCAAGTGGTTTGTCAGTTCCATATTTATAAAGTCGCACCCTGCGGTGGGTTTCTGGGAGAATGTCCACATCAATAATAGACGAAACTGGTCTGAAGTCTTGTGGCATGCTAATGACAATGTGTGGTTTCTTTCTATGATTATCTGGACGCAACACATTTGAtaagacatttttctttcttgtcaTAGTGGCTGTACCAAATGCACTGTAGTCTGCATCTTCTGTAAGAAGACAGAAAACATATGTTGGCAATTAGTATAGTATGAAGTGCTCTGTTCTGCACACAGTGTCTATCAGTAAAAGAAAGTTTCAGGCTGACAAGGTGCGAAAAGTTCTGAGAAAATTGTTGGTACAGCATGCTGtgaactattttttttaatttaaggtcACGTCTCTTTTTAAATACCAAAGAAAAGCTATagtaagtattttaaaaaattaagcaaTATAAACAGTTTATTTGAAGGAAGAATGAAACTCCAGCTGTTTTTAAGTAAATCAACAGTAGGTGTTTTCTCCATACACACGCACCCTACCGAAAATTCTTACTCATAAGAACAGACCACTTGTAATTTCTCCTGCCCTTTAAGTTTCAGTTCACTggaacaggaggattggaaaaggcTCACTGGCTGCTCTCCCTATTATAATCAAGTAAGTGGACGTCAGCCAAGTGACCTGGATTCATTCTCCAGAAGGTTTATTTCATTCCATGCAATCCCATCACCGCTCCTACACCGTGCAGATAAAACGGGTGGTAAACTAAATA includes:
- the PARD6B gene encoding partitioning defective 6 homolog beta isoform X1; the protein is MNRTHRGAGGGRGLGTMEVKSKFGAEFRRFSLERSKPGKFEEFYGLLQHVHKIPNVDVLVGYIDIHGDLLPINNDDNYHKAVSTANPLLRIFIQRKEDADYSAFGTATMTRKKNVLSNVLRPDNHRKKPHIVISMPQDFRPVSSIIDVDILPETHRRVRLYKYGTDKPLGFYIRDGSSVRVTPHGLEKVPGIFISRLVPGGLAQSTGLLAVNDEVLEVNGIEVSGKSLDQVTDMMIANSRNLIITVRPANQRNNIVRNSRTSGSSSQSTDTSLPGYALPIVQNFHPEEDDDTDEDDIIIEDNGEPQQIPKAVPTSESLESLTQIELMHESPQNGFVSSNEVNLCNSTGNINMDYEIHDPNKKPLEDGTIITL
- the PARD6B gene encoding partitioning defective 6 homolog beta isoform X2, which encodes MNRTHRGAGGGRGLGTMEVKSKFGAEFRRFSLERSKPGKFEEFYGLLQHVHKIPNVDVLVGYIDIHGDLLPINNDDNYHKAVSTANPLLRIFIQRKEDADYSAFGTATMTRKKNVLSNVLRPDNHRKKPHIVISMPQDFRPVSSIIDVDILPETHRRVRLYKYGTDKPLGFYIRDGSSVRVTPHGLEKVPGIFISRLVPGGLAQSTGLLAVNDEVLEVNGIEVSGKSLDQVTDMMIANSRNLIITVRPANQRNNIVRNSRTSGSSSQSTDTSLPGYALPIVQNFHPEEDDDTDEDDIIIEDNGM